From a single Fusobacterium ulcerans ATCC 49185 genomic region:
- the pgsB gene encoding poly-gamma-glutamate synthase PgsB, whose translation MEKIILILCFICIGYLFFEKKRAMNQRKTFKYVIHVNGIRGKSTVSRLIDAGVRTGGYKTFTKTTGTSPRTISILGEEKEINRRGKANIKEQIKAINWAYKEGAEVLILECMAVKPELQHICENKILDSDIGVITNVREDHLDEMGKTLDEIAESLSNTIPKNGAFFTSDKKYFEFFKRKAEKRNSKAFINKNEKDQYWEIDFANNVALAVEVCKYIGISEEKALEGMREYHKDPGCLKTLVYKNEKGHEVFFVNAMAANDPNSTDIILERISKRPYWKNKRYLLVNNRGDRVSRWEQYIKFVKNVEGKFDKIVVSGENRDLFKKYLLKNKVDENKIEILQNEKYFDEIEDGILIFAVGNICGHGKKLVDYLENKGEIIDG comes from the coding sequence ATGGAAAAAATAATTCTTATACTATGTTTTATCTGTATTGGATATCTTTTTTTTGAGAAAAAAAGAGCCATGAATCAGAGAAAAACTTTTAAATATGTCATCCATGTAAATGGAATCAGGGGAAAATCAACAGTTTCCAGGCTTATAGATGCGGGAGTACGTACTGGTGGCTATAAGACATTCACAAAAACTACTGGGACATCTCCTAGGACTATTTCTATTTTGGGAGAAGAAAAAGAAATAAATAGAAGAGGGAAAGCAAATATAAAAGAGCAGATAAAAGCAATAAATTGGGCTTATAAAGAAGGAGCAGAGGTTCTGATTTTAGAATGTATGGCTGTAAAACCAGAGTTACAGCATATATGTGAAAATAAAATATTGGATTCTGACATTGGAGTAATTACTAATGTAAGAGAAGATCATCTTGACGAAATGGGGAAAACTTTAGATGAGATAGCCGAATCCCTTTCTAACACAATTCCAAAGAATGGAGCTTTTTTCACAAGTGATAAAAAATATTTTGAATTTTTTAAAAGAAAAGCTGAAAAAAGAAATTCTAAAGCATTTATAAACAAAAATGAAAAAGACCAATACTGGGAGATTGATTTTGCTAATAATGTGGCTTTAGCAGTAGAGGTATGTAAATATATAGGGATAAGTGAAGAAAAAGCCTTAGAGGGAATGAGAGAGTATCACAAAGACCCAGGTTGTTTAAAAACTTTAGTATATAAAAATGAAAAGGGACATGAAGTGTTTTTTGTAAATGCTATGGCTGCAAATGATCCAAATTCTACAGATATAATTTTAGAGAGAATATCTAAAAGACCTTACTGGAAAAATAAAAGATATCTTTTAGTAAATAACAGAGGAGATAGAGTAAGCAGATGGGAGCAGTACATAAAATTTGTAAAAAATGTTGAAGGTAAATTTGATAAAATAGTAGTTTCAGGAGAAAATAGAGATCTTTTTAAAAAATACTTATTAAAAAATAAAGTAGATGAAAATAAAATAGAAATATTACAAAATGAAAAATATTTTGATGAAATAGAAGATGGAATACTCATTTTTGCAGTTGGTAATATATGTGGACATGGAAAAAAATTAGTAGACTATCTGGAGAACAAGGGGGAGATAATAGATGGCTAA
- the pgsC gene encoding poly-gamma-glutamate biosynthesis protein PgsC → MANDIIIFGIILSIIFYEITEISPGGLIVPAYIAFYINTPQRIVMTIAAGILTFLIVKFISNYTIIYGRRKFALCIMISFIIRLILKYFNIYVVNEYEIYILGGSVIGVIIPGIMAQEMEKHGVVRTVSSLMMLSIFIKAVVEVIYKAGGAN, encoded by the coding sequence ATGGCTAATGACATAATAATATTTGGTATCATATTGAGTATAATATTTTATGAAATTACAGAAATATCTCCTGGAGGTTTAATTGTACCAGCATATATAGCTTTTTATATAAATACACCTCAAAGAATAGTTATGACTATAGCTGCTGGAATACTAACTTTTCTTATAGTAAAGTTTATATCTAACTACACTATAATTTATGGACGAAGAAAATTTGCACTATGTATTATGATAAGTTTTATAATAAGGCTCATATTAAAATATTTCAATATCTATGTAGTAAATGAATATGAGATTTATATTTTAGGTGGAAGTGTAATTGGAGTAATAATTCCAGGAATAATGGCACAGGAAATGGAGAAACATGGAGTAGTGAGAACTGTGTCTTCTCTTATGATGCTTTCAATATTTATAAAAGCTGTAGTAGAAGTTATCTACAAGGCAGGTGGAGCTAATTGA
- the pgsW gene encoding poly-gamma-glutamate system protein → MNKKINNITLAVVALLFIFIQYGLKSKEIKVKSPYYKEMMEASTKMKNMSAEIKNERIRRGIEIDKSFDINETGLIGEEWSEITTTLGNLESKRTSTNPDFAALMVKLFKEKGLKKGDTIAANLSSSFPALNLSLIAAADTLGLNAIMVNSVGASTYGGNIENFTYLDMENHLFSKGMIQNRSRGFSLGGIRDIGKEFEDEIKEKIIEKNKGYGLEFFYNENLEKNIEERYNYFVKESNNKIKAFVNIGGNLLSIGDSVDIIVNSKVILDKNTNMKRGLVGKFLKDEIPVFYLLNLKGIATAYNLPFDQSKLQNKTISDIYFEKNGNIWNYLIIVIFLVFILKTIFMKKK, encoded by the coding sequence TTGAATAAAAAGATTAATAATATAACACTTGCAGTAGTAGCTTTATTATTTATTTTTATCCAATATGGGTTAAAAAGTAAAGAAATAAAAGTAAAAAGTCCTTATTATAAAGAGATGATGGAAGCTTCTACAAAAATGAAAAATATGAGTGCAGAGATAAAAAATGAAAGAATAAGAAGAGGAATAGAGATAGATAAAAGTTTTGATATTAATGAAACTGGGCTTATTGGAGAAGAATGGAGTGAAATAACAACTACTCTGGGAAATCTTGAAAGTAAAAGAACAAGTACAAATCCTGATTTTGCAGCTCTTATGGTAAAACTATTTAAAGAAAAAGGCTTGAAAAAAGGAGATACAATAGCAGCCAATCTTTCAAGTTCTTTTCCTGCATTAAACTTATCTTTAATAGCAGCAGCAGATACTCTTGGGTTGAATGCGATAATGGTAAATTCAGTTGGAGCTTCTACATATGGAGGAAATATTGAAAATTTTACATATCTTGATATGGAAAATCATCTTTTTTCTAAGGGAATGATTCAAAATAGGAGCAGAGGATTTTCTTTGGGAGGGATAAGAGATATTGGAAAAGAATTTGAAGATGAAATAAAAGAAAAAATAATAGAGAAAAACAAAGGATATGGACTCGAATTTTTTTATAATGAAAATTTAGAAAAAAATATAGAGGAAAGATATAATTATTTCGTAAAAGAAAGTAATAATAAAATAAAAGCCTTTGTAAATATAGGAGGCAATCTTTTATCAATTGGAGATAGTGTAGATATTATAGTAAATTCAAAAGTAATTTTAGATAAAAATACAAATATGAAAAGAGGGTTAGTAGGAAAATTTTTAAAAGATGAAATTCCAGTTTTTTATCTTCTAAACCTTAAAGGAATAGCAACAGCTTATAATTTACCTTTTGATCAATCTAAGCTTCAAAACAAAACAATATCTGATATTTATTTTGAAAAAAATGGTAATATATGGAACTATTTGATCATTGTAATTTTCTTAGTGTTTATATTGAAAACGATATTTATGAAAAAAAAATAA
- a CDS encoding HU family DNA-binding protein, which yields MTKKEFVELFGTKAGIKTKVEADKLTKAFIDTLEEILVKGENVSFIGFGKFEAAERAARTCVNPQTKKPMKVEAKKVAKFRAGKNLLEKMNPVVEKKAAKSKKKGK from the coding sequence ATGACAAAAAAAGAATTTGTAGAATTATTTGGAACTAAAGCTGGAATAAAAACTAAAGTAGAAGCTGACAAACTTACAAAAGCTTTTATAGATACTCTTGAAGAAATTTTGGTAAAAGGTGAAAATGTGTCATTTATAGGATTTGGAAAATTCGAAGCTGCTGAAAGAGCTGCTAGAACTTGTGTTAATCCACAAACTAAAAAACCTATGAAAGTAGAAGCTAAAAAAGTTGCTAAATTTAGAGCTGGAAAAAATTTATTAGAAAAAATGAATCCAGTTGTTGAGAAAAAAGCTGCAAAATCTAAGAAAAAAGGAAAATAG
- the plsY gene encoding glycerol-3-phosphate 1-O-acyltransferase PlsY, producing the protein MKEILFLILGYVMGALPNGVWIGKYFKKIDIREHGSKNPGATNAYRVLGPKYGLMVLAADALKGFLPPFIASRYGVTGDMLLLIGVLTIVGHSLSFFLRFKGGKGVATSLGVFLFLIPNVTLALLIVFILVVYFTRYISLGSIVAAIALPILTALSPVGYGIGKTPLLIMTTLIGVFVVYRHRTNIKRLMEGTENKFKLK; encoded by the coding sequence ATGAAAGAAATATTATTTTTAATTTTAGGTTATGTAATGGGTGCACTTCCAAATGGTGTCTGGATTGGAAAATATTTTAAAAAAATAGATATAAGAGAACATGGAAGCAAAAATCCAGGAGCTACAAATGCATATAGAGTACTGGGACCTAAATATGGTCTGATGGTATTGGCAGCAGATGCATTGAAAGGATTTCTACCACCATTTATAGCCAGCAGATATGGAGTAACTGGAGATATGTTGTTGCTGATAGGAGTTTTAACTATTGTAGGACATTCACTTTCTTTTTTTCTTCGTTTTAAAGGAGGAAAAGGAGTCGCAACAAGTTTGGGAGTGTTTCTTTTCTTAATACCAAATGTAACTCTTGCTTTACTTATAGTTTTTATCTTAGTGGTTTATTTTACAAGATATATTTCTTTAGGCTCAATTGTAGCAGCAATAGCATTACCAATTCTTACAGCATTGAGTCCAGTAGGGTATGGAATAGGGAAAACACCTCTTCTGATAATGACTACTTTAATAGGAGTTTTTGTAGTATATAGACATAGAACTAACATCAAAAGGCTTATGGAAGGAACAGAAAATAAATTTAAGCTTAAATAA
- a CDS encoding NAD(P)H-dependent glycerol-3-phosphate dehydrogenase — MKKVVIIGAGSWGTALGLVLARKGYDITLWEFNKERAEEIQKERENKRYLPGIKFPDNLNVTYEKEGLLEGIKYVVFSVPSQVLRGVIRGFSNDLTEDMLLVNTAKGIEVTTGMRLSEVMKDEIKGKFHKNIVVLSGPTHAEEVAIGIPTTIVAAGEKEKAAEIQELFNSKVFRVYLSEDVVGVELGAAVKNCLAIGAGIADGMGFGDNTKAALITRGIAEMIRYGKACGAKEITFSGLSGIGDLIVTCASKHSRNRHVGECLGKGQDIQTILNEMTMVAEGVPTVKAVYEQIQKLNISMPILEATYNIIYKNANAGNMVEELMERTLKEEFY, encoded by the coding sequence ATGAAAAAAGTAGTAATCATAGGAGCAGGAAGCTGGGGGACAGCTTTAGGATTGGTACTAGCTAGAAAAGGTTATGATATTACTTTATGGGAATTCAATAAAGAAAGAGCTGAAGAAATACAAAAAGAAAGAGAAAATAAAAGATATTTACCTGGAATAAAATTTCCAGATAATTTAAATGTTACATATGAGAAAGAAGGGCTTCTTGAAGGAATAAAATATGTTGTCTTTTCAGTTCCATCGCAAGTATTAAGAGGAGTAATAAGAGGATTTTCAAATGACTTAACCGAAGATATGCTTCTTGTAAATACTGCAAAAGGAATAGAAGTTACAACAGGAATGAGACTTTCAGAAGTAATGAAAGATGAAATAAAAGGAAAATTCCATAAAAATATAGTGGTTTTATCAGGACCTACACATGCAGAAGAGGTAGCAATAGGAATACCAACAACTATAGTTGCAGCTGGAGAAAAAGAAAAGGCAGCAGAGATACAGGAACTTTTTAACAGTAAAGTATTTAGAGTATATTTGAGTGAAGATGTGGTTGGAGTAGAACTAGGTGCTGCAGTAAAAAACTGTTTGGCTATAGGAGCTGGAATTGCAGATGGAATGGGATTTGGAGATAACACAAAAGCTGCCTTGATAACTAGAGGAATAGCTGAAATGATAAGATATGGAAAAGCTTGTGGTGCTAAAGAAATAACTTTCTCAGGACTTAGTGGAATAGGAGATTTGATAGTAACATGTGCAAGTAAGCACAGTAGAAACAGACACGTTGGTGAATGTTTAGGAAAAGGTCAAGATATACAAACTATTTTAAATGAGATGACTATGGTTGCTGAAGGTGTCCCTACAGTAAAAGCAGTGTATGAGCAAATTCAAAAACTAAATATCTCAATGCCGATATTAGAAGCTACATACAATATTATATATAAAAATGCAAATGCTGGAAATATGGTAGAAGAACTTATGGAGAGAACTTTGAAAGAGGAATTTTACTAA